In Archocentrus centrarchus isolate MPI-CPG fArcCen1 chromosome 1, fArcCen1, whole genome shotgun sequence, the following proteins share a genomic window:
- the dusp5 gene encoding dual specificity protein phosphatase 5 translates to MKVSSIDCRRLRKIIRKEYGRCLIVDCRPYFSFTNSNIKGSVNVNLNSVVVRRSRGGPVPLQFVIPDERALFRLREGSISAIVALDDRTSHWQKLKKDSVAQIVINTLSHLTSGASICFLKGGYENFHALYPELCTDVKTIDQSGTETEKRVSNHNEKLSHHKPDYDQGKPVEILPFLYLGSAYHASRQDYLSDLHITALLNVSRRDLQPAKGHYDYKWIPVEDSHMADISSHFQEAIEFIDHVKQSEGKVLVHCEAGISRSPTICMAYIMRTQQLRLDAAFDIIKQRRAVISPNFSFMSQLLQFESEVLSNAPAHAATPEPATPCVSESASFFANDFATTFNTKNFEPSVFTFPTSCLQSPVHHQFKLSPITALP, encoded by the exons ATGAAAGTCTCCAGCATAGACTGCCGGCGTCTGAGGAAAATCATCAGGAAGGAGTATGGAAGATGCCTTATTGTGGACTGTCGACCTTATTTTTCATTCACGAACTCTAATATCAAAGGCTCAGTCAATGTTAATCTCAACTCAGTGGTGGTCCGGAGATCCCGAGGAGGACCGGTGCCTCTGCAGTTTGTCATCCCGGATGAGAGAGCCCTGTTTAGGCTTCGTGAGGGGAGCATTTCGGCTATAGTAGCTTTGGATGATCGGACGTCCCACtggcaaaaactgaaaaaggacAGCGTAGCACAAATAGTAATAAACACCCTGTCGCATCTAACGAGCGGGGCCAGCATCTGTTTCCTAAAAG GGGGATACGAGAATTTCCACGCTCTATACCCTGAACTTTGCACTGATGTGAAAACCATTGACCAGAGCGGAACTGAAACCGAGAAAAGAGTCAGCAACCACAACGAGAAGCTTTCACACCACAAACCAGATTATGATCAG GGTAAACCAGTAGAGATCCTGCCTTTCCTCTACCTCGGTAGTGCCTACCATGCCTCCAGACAGGATTATCTCAGCGACCTTCACATCACAGCCTTGCTCAATGTGTCACGCAGGGACCTGCAGCCGGCCAAGGGCCACTATGACTACAAGTGGATCCCGGTGGAGGACAGCCACATGGCTGACATCAGCTCCCACTTCCAGGAGGCAATAGAGTTTATAG ATCACGTGAAGCAGTCAGAGGGGAAGGTCCTGGTACACTGCGAAGCGGGCATCTCACGCTCACCTACCATCTGCATGGCCTACATCATGAGGACCCAGCAACTGCGACTTGATGCAGCCTTTGACATCATCAAGCAGCGCCGGGCAGTCATCTCTCCAAACTTCAGTTTTATGAGTCAGCTGTTGCAGTTTGAGTCGGAGGTACTATCCAACGCCCCGGCTCACGCTGCCACACCTGAACCGGCCACACCCTGCGTCTCAgaatctgcttctttttttgccaATGACTTTGCCACTACTTTTAACACCAAAAACTTTGAGCCGTCTGTGTTCACCTTCCCTACCTCTTGCCTGCAGTCCCCGGTCCATCACCAGTTCAAACTGAGCCCAATAACTGCACTGCCTTAA